In Halopseudomonas xinjiangensis, a single genomic region encodes these proteins:
- a CDS encoding ArsC family reductase → MITLYGIKACDTMKKARVWLEEQGIEYQFHDYRKEGIDADQLRAWCDEHGWETVLNRQGTTFRKLDDADKEAIDTSKAVGLMQANPSMIKRPVLDTGSQRLVGFKPDQYAAALK, encoded by the coding sequence ATGATTACCCTGTACGGCATCAAGGCCTGCGACACGATGAAAAAAGCGCGTGTCTGGCTCGAAGAGCAAGGCATTGAGTACCAGTTTCACGACTACAGGAAAGAAGGCATCGACGCTGACCAATTGCGGGCCTGGTGTGACGAACATGGCTGGGAAACTGTTCTCAATCGTCAGGGCACGACGTTCCGCAAGCTCGACGACGCCGACAAGGAAGCTATCGATACCAGCAAAGCCGTTGGCCTGATGCAGGCCAACCCATCGATGATTAAAAGACCGGTGCTCGACACCGGCTCGCAGCGACTGGTCGGTTTCAAGCCGGACCAGTATGCCGCTGCCCTCAAATGA